The genomic DNA ccaatttatatatttattttgtacagatttttaatgagaTTACACTCAGATAGCAGTCTGTGAATCTTTGTATGATTTTAAGACTTGCAAACATTAGCTTGATTAATTATTCATGTCACCATTAATCTAAACAGACTGTGTACAAGCAGACTCCCTGATGTAGTATCCTATAGCCACTGGCAAGTTTGTGTTTCCTCATTTCTGGTATGAAACCCTATTTATTCTAACAGAAAGCCTTGggtgcttttttcattttctttgctttttgttgttgtatacaTTTTGatctagttttattttaatcctTCTTTTTCAGCCTTAGATAATTATGCTGATTTTACAGGAATGTGTGGGATGAGAAACATAACAAGGTGTGAGTAAGTGTGTGTTATAAGTGCCTGCTCAGCTGGAGTCAGCTCATAGTGAATCACTCTCAGGGAAATCATCTCACGTCTCCCCTCAAGTGGAGTGATGACAtgtcacacacataaacataaacacacatagtGGTGAGTCAGAAaggtgtgtctgtctgtgtgtgtgtgtgtgtgtgtgtgtgtgtgtgtgtgtgtgtgtgtgtgtgtgtgtgtgtgtgtgtgcgttatCATCTGTGCAAACATATCTGCTAAAACTGTGCCCTGACCACCATGACCTCTCTTTAAAATGCGTGTGCGTCTTGTCAGGAGTGTGTCAAATGTAGGAGGGCCGACCGCACTGTTTACACACGACGCCTTGGTGTGACCTCGGAGGTTGCCGGTGACCGTGATTGGCTGCCAGCTACCAGCTCATTAAGCTGCTGGCATGGGGACACCGTGCCAGGAGACACACTCTCCATTTGTTTCACAACACAcgaacacagtcacacacactcgTCAGGGGGACACCGCAGGTATGGCAGGCGGCCACCAGCACATGCCCACTcatacatgtgcacacacacataccagtGTCCCGGTAGCAGGGAGCCTGTCTGGCCTCAGTGACCTGGCTGAACTCTGGCTCACCCTCACTGGTTCATTACACCACACAACCTCACACCTAGATGCCTACTGGCTGCTAAGACCAAACCGCAGGGTCATGACTTACAGTCAAGCAGAAttgcagagaagaaaaaattTGATGTTGAGAGCAAACTTTAAAATTAGAACAAGAAAGAGGACTGAATGTTTAGGTAGAAATGAGAGGGACAATGTATGGCTTGCTGCTGTTTGGCAGAACtctgaaaaacatttaactttGGAGGAACTAAGAAAACAGCTTAGATATATTGATGACACCGTCGTTTTGACGGtatccagtgggtgttggaagAGCTTTGTCAGCAACACTGGGGAGAGAAGTTTCTCAGTCCACAAAAGAGCATTTCAGGATAGAAgatttaacatccatccatccatccatccatccatccgtctgtccatccatccatccatccatctgtcatccatccgTCCCtccgtcatccatccatccgtccatcagCCATCCAGCCAACCAGACAGCCATCCATCCTAGACATGCCACTCCCTGACAACATTTTCCAGTTCTTCCTAGGGGATCCTAAAGGATtctcaggccagatgagatatgtaaccCATCCAGCAAGTTCTAAGCCTACACCAAGGTCTTGTCCAGTTGCTCAGGTGGCATTGTAAACAGATGCTCCATCCACCTCAACTCCTTTCGACacaaaggagcagcagctctattcCGAGCTTCCTCCGGATGTCCAAGCTCCTTatcctatctctaaggctgagtccagCCACCATACAGAGGAAACTCATTACGGTTGCTTGTATTTACAATTTCATTCTTTTGGTGTGTACCCAAAGCTCATGACAGTAGCTAAGGGTTAAAAAGCAGATCAACTAGTTCATCAAAGGCTTTTCCTTCTGGCTCAGTTCCCATTTTACCACAACAGTCAGCTACAACACCTGCAGTTAACCTTATTTTACATCTATCCTTCTTTCTATCTCATGCCCCACATTCGTGCCACCCATGAACAAGATCCGAATAAATTTAAAACTCTTTTACTTGGGGGTAACAACTTAACCCCAACCCAGAGAGTGAAATCTACTGATTTTATAGCTGAGAACCATGGGCTCAGACTTGATGCTTCCTCATACAGGCTGCTTTACACTCGACTACAAACCTCCCCAGAGCGCACTCAAGGTCACGGTCCGacgaagccaacagaaccacgtCATCTGCAAAAAAGCGAGAACGCGACTCTTGGGTCCCCAGGGTggacaccccccccccccggctGTGCCTTGAGATCCTGACCATGAATAtcacaaacaggatcagagaTAAAGGGAAACCTTGGTGGAGCCCAACACCCACCGGAAACAGGATTGAGCTTGTGCTGAGAATACAaccacagctctcactttggttaaGTACCAAATAGCTCGCAACAACGACCCCGGTATCTCATAACCTCACAGTAACCTCCACAAGGTTCCAAGCGACTCTTTAGGATAAAACGCATGGCTTATTTTACATTGTAGTCGCCAAATTAAATGTCAAGTTTTGAGAACATGATGACACAGTTGGCTTGCTTATTATTTGatgacttttttgtgtttgtattgcTTGCACTGTTGAGCTAAATTGTCTTTCAAGTTATGAAAATAAATACCAATAAACTGgaactgtccttttaaaaaagatttactCTTTATTACCAACGTGATCTTCGATATGAATTTGTTAAAACTTGTGCTCCGCTGTACTCAGTTGTACTATTTATAGCATATTTCATGTGATTGATTGCACCTTTGTTTGTTGCCTTGGGgtgaatatttttatgttttggtaTTCACAATATTCTTTGTTTCAAGCCATCATATGAGTGATATTTCCACTCTTTTATTTCCTCCCTGTCACAGGTTTTTGAATATCATTTATTGTTGGGAAAACATGAGCAACCACACATTCAGTACTTCATTCAAACTCCTTAGCTCCATtctgtttcttcattttgtttgagGAATTAACATACCACTGCTTCTTCTTTAGTGCTGTGTTTGCTATCTTTGATTTTGAATTCACAATTAGAAATTCTCTTGATTACATCTAAATGACTGAGTTCTAAGTACACCCTCTGGAATGGCTTGTGAGTGCACTGGCTTGTGTAAAATCCAGCTGTCTTGGAAAGTGTTTCTGTTGTCTCTGGTTCTCCTTGAGTTTGAGCTTAGAGTTCTTATTTTAAAGTGCAATTCACAGGTTTGGGTTTTTATGTGCACAACAGTGACATTGATTTACAGTCAAGCTTCATGGCAAATTTGCCACATGCAGGCAatcttaaaatgtgtgtttatgtaccTCGAGGCCTGGCAAAGAACACACTGACTCATCATTCTTAAAGAAGAGAATCTGCTGACCAAATTAGCTTTGCAGGGGAAACCCCGTTACACAACAGAATGACATTTAAACTGCCTCTCTTTCTTAAATCATCTTCATGACAGGTCTCTGCCTTACTGTCTCTGCGTCTAGATTTTCTCTGGAGTATAGATTTATACTTTCTTTCATGATGCATATTcccattttacatttttgcatccTGTCTGTATGTCTCTTCTgtgatgtttcagctccttccacctCTAACTGGGTCTGCACCCTGTCGTACTCCCTCTCCCTGTCTGTCGTTCATCTTCTAGCCATTCCTGGACtgacactctccctccctcgtCTCTCTTTCACCATACGATACTTCTCTGTTGACGTGTCCGTCCACGAGTTGCTATAGTGACCAGACATTTCTGCTGACCCCTGGCTTGCTCTGCGTGAcagagctgcagaacgtgcAGTCACAGGGCAAAGATTAGCAGATGAGTCGACTTGCACAGCGAACAAGTGCATGtacacagctgcacacacaatTTAAATGCACTTGCACTTATATTATGCATGCATTTAATACCAATTTCTATATATGCACATGCATGCAGTCAAATGCAAACAGAGCTCAGCAAACAAAGTATTCcttgaacatttttattttatattaaaaataacattcatTACAGTAACAGTTGTACAACCAATAATTATAATCTGGAACATGTCGGCAACAATAATTACACTTGAGAACCAGAGGACTTCACAtcctcctttttttaaataagttaagaaataaagtttttctttttcccctgGGAATCATTTTCTAAAAGCATTTATACAATACAGTGTTGGCTATAACTGGCTCACAGCAATCTCTAAAAGCCAGGTCTTTTAAGACTTGCTTTAATGTGGATATTCATAGCGTGTTATCTAAGCAGGCATTTAGTTGTTATTCCATTCCATTTTGATCTGGCAGTAGTACAAAATGAGCAGGTTATCGATATTTTCCAGTACATTTAGCTACAGTACATGGTAGAGCACTTCTCTAAAGTCAGTGTAGTATGATCAGTGTATGGCTACTCCAgtgttagctaatgttagattttcagacattttaggaTAACAGTAATGTTTGGCATTGAGGCTTGAGCTGCTCTCTTCAGTTTCCAATTATCATCCCAGTGTAGAAATCCAGTTCTCCACGTTTCCAGTTTCAACTTGAGCTCCACATTCAGCTCCAAATACTGACTTCTATGTCCACATTAGTCATATTTTCTGTTGGCTGAACAATAAGCTCAAAGTCAAAAGTGTGAAAGTAGCCAATCAACGGCTGCAAACTGCAAGAGGAGGCCACCAGTCTAGCTTTCTCTCAGCATCTGTTACTCTTCCATGAACCCACGTTGACGGAATTTGTAGTTCAAATGAAATCGAGTGTTTAGTGTGACAAATATCCTCCAGTCTGAGGAGTTCATAAGATTGCACTTCTGTTAGATCCATAACGCTGGATGCTCTGTGACATCTCTGGAGCAGGAAAGGTGACTTTCTGTAAAGCTGTCCAttgaaaacagcagcactgtCCTCCACCTCAGTTCCATTCACAGAGTGAGCTGTCCCATGTTTAACAATCTCATTCTTCTTGTCCATATTCCTTTGGAGTAATGCTTTTGGCCAAAATCTTTTGGTTAGCTTCACCGCTTCCTGTTAGAGAAAGAGAGATCCATAAGTTAACCATATTCAGTTTAAATTTCTATCTTTTGTTGACATAAATGATTTAATTGTATAGCTCTTTATAATGTAGATCTCATTTATggtcacgtttttttttttttttgaaaacgtTTTTCTTGGAATCTaatgttgtcaaaaataaagAGATAATTCTATAAAACATCAATCTGAACTCATCCTTGGCTTTATGCAGTTGGGAAGCAAGAAGGAATATCcaaaaataattattcattGCAGAAAACCGTGACATTATTTGTTATAATGATAGAATGATAGAGATTCACTTGGTGCCCCTTCAGCTGGCAGGAATTCAAGGATCTAAAAATACTTTTGCACAAACAgttctttcattttcatgttgaacAATATCCTCCCCTCTCAGGTTGAGTCCTACTGCCTTCAGTCACTGGGTCACCTCTCCCCTTACCCCCTTGACATCCTGAATCCTTCCACTCACCTTCAGCTCTACATGATCATGGCTCTCATGGCTGCTTTGCTGATGCGTTTGCGATGTTTTCTCCTGCGGCGAGGCGAAGCAGGTCTGAACGGGGCCTGGCGGGCTGATGCCGACATGGGAGCCACAGTGGAGACGGCTGTAGGAGACAACACAGAGCACCAAACAAATCAGTCACTTATTCTCAAGCTGCAGTCATAGTCTTTTTTGAACAACTGTCCACATGACTCAAATCGCTCGTAAATGCAGGCTGACATCTCAAAATCATCTAAAAATCAAGACGTGtaaattggcgctatataaatacagcagAATTGAAATTTAATCTGCTTAACATTAATTTATCACCATGTAAAACTTTTATGGATATGCAGTCAAAGGATTAAAATTTGCAACGGTCAAATGATACAATAGAATGAAAGCATTTATCATTCCAGACTGTGACACAAGTTTTGTGAAAGGAAGAAGTTCAGTTGTCTGAACTTCAGAAACGATTGATTCTAGCGTGTTGCTCCATatttaaatcacattaaaatgctgaaatatgGCAACTTTGGAATGTAGAGAGAAACAGCAAATTGTGTTGTTTGGTATCAGAACTAAGCAGTGGATGACCACAAACtgacaagaaacagaaaagataAAATTAACAAACTGAACAATGCGTAATATTGTGCACAAATAGTAAAGGAACTGAACACAAACAATAGTTTCATCTTGGGTTTAGCAGTCGTATATATTGTGAAGTGGAGAATAAATACTGGGTGTGGGACTTCTGTCGTGGCTCTAACTGTACCCTGAAGGGCACCTGATAACCTTGACGCCTGTGTAACAAAGCCTGTGGCTGCCTGAAGGTTTGAGTCAACCATGAGGCTGAGGGAAGTTTGCCGCTCCGACTGCAGAGCTCTCAGGGGGCTGAGGAAGAATGGCAGGACACATGTGGCCATGTGGTTTAGTCATACATGTACACTGAGCTGCTTCCTGCATGGGAAACACGCACTGATTCTTTCATACAGTAACAACTAAAattataatacatcctctaacGCAGAGATAATACACACATGGCCAGAGCCATTGAGTGTAGCGGATGTTGTAGTATTGTGTCCTGCTGTACGTTTGTCCTCCATACTGTATCTGTATCTGCATCCAGTGCTGTTCAATTCTACAAGCTGCTCTTTGTGGACTTAAAAAAACAGATGTGCACTGTGCGTGGCGTAAAAGATCCGTCATTtgtttatatatgtatgtaatattttaacagAGGACACGACTTACTGAAGTATGTTTATAGGAAGCAATCCCAGTTTAAATTACAGGCCTGTTTTACAGCTGATATAAACACACCTTTAAGAGTTATACAGTAGCAGCAGCTGTTGGAAGTGTGCCTTATTTGAAAGACTTGTTAACCAACTTTAGAGTAATCATGGCTTATAGGTCTTTGCGAATTCTTAAATTTATTACTGCACTCTATTTTTTCCCATCCTTAATTTTAGTGGTGAAAATCCCCTTTTATGGatgttatattaaataagtTCCATTTATAATTGCCATTTTTAGATGTTGGTCCAtttgtatattgtatatttattttgctttataaTTTGCCCATAAAGATATTAAAACACAGGTTAGCTTATTTCATAACCATGCTGAACTCTCAGTAATGCATATAGTCGTGGATGTTGTAGATACAAACCCACTGGAACAAGCCACTTTTATCTAAGCAATGTCACAACCTGAATGCTTCCTTTTAAATGCGCGCTATGAAGTATCCACCTTTAAATCGCCcctcatcacacacacattctcacacaGTCTTACTGCACCTGTTGGCTTTAGTCTTTGCTGAGGATGATGTGGATGAAGGAGAGTCGGTTTCTCCGGTTCCCTCTGTACCATCTCCAGAAGtttctgtctcctctcctcctctgtgaaACGACCATCCTCACTGGTCACTTTAGAGTCTTTTTCCTTCCCCTGATTGGCCGGCTCAGCCCCAGCCGAGTCCCCGCTATTGGCCGACCCACTTTCCTCCCTCACATTCCCTTCTTTTTGACTGGCTGTTGCAGTCTCAGTCTGTTTGTGATGCGTGACCTCTGTATTTTTTCGGCCGGTCACTGAGTCTCTCTGAGCAGTAGGGAGAGGGGTGGGGATTTCTGCTAATGTGGACGGTTGGGTTGGGCTGACAGGTGGGGAGGCGCTGTCAGATTGGGCAGCGTTGAGTCGATACTGTGTCCTCAGCTCTTGGTCCTCTGCCCCTCCGTGGTTGTACTGTTGTGGATAATGCGGCTGATGATGATACTGATATTGCTGCTGATACTGCTGCCTCTGCTGATGCtgcaacagctgctgctgcctctgtgtgtgATCCGGATGATGCACTTCGCCACCACTGTTTGACACATGCACACcagtctcctctctgctcccgTCATACCCGCTGCCATGTCCCACCTGCTGTGTAGTTCCCATGACACTGTGTTCTGCCCTCGCTTCAGACGGCCAGCTGCCGACCGACCCGAGCATCCCGGTGATCGTCTGGTGCGCCCCCGCCTGCACCTGTGTGGGTGCCTGATGCACCCTGGGCTGCGTCCAGTGCACAAGCTGGGTGTAGCTGCCCTGCTGCCACTGCCTCGCCACCGGCTCACGCTCCTCAGGATGGAAATGCTGCTGGTTGTGCTTCAGGTCGTCGTGGCGATGGAGGTCAGCCTTGGAGGCGTGAGTCTTGGGTGGAGCAGGGTGAACGGGTCGGGGAAGGGGGAggtgggaggagaggggaggctGCTgcggtggaggtggaggaggattGGGGTAGCTCTGGGTGGAGGAGCGAGGGACGGGAACagacgaggaggaagaagaagacgaagaggTCGATGAGGGCGGCTGGCACCTGCAGGTGACGTGATCTTCCACTGAGATGATGGCTTTGTCGTAGTGGGCTTTCCTGTTTATGTACTGAATCTTTATCACCTGGAAGAAACGGTAGTGATGAGAAAACACATTAGCATATAAAACAATGTATATAATCAATACATGCTGGAACAGACATGAAGGGAAATCAAACAGAAGCTGTGAAAACAGATCCtccaatatgttgtttttttagttctCTGTATAGTGTACTATATGTGCAATGAGGTGTTTTTCAACAAGTAGCAAAGGATCTGTTTGTTGTCAGGAATTTCAAACAAGCTAATGTAATTTGGTGACTCACTGCCAAGACTTTCCCGCTCTAAACtccaaagaaagaaatgttgacTAACCTGTTCTGCATTTGACAATCACAACGACAACTCATGTCACTTGGagcaaataaatctgaattaaaACCTCAGAGTCAAACTGgctgatatattattattttaaccctttgatgtgcagcgTGGTTCAGGAAATACCTATTTTCCACTGGCTTTGGGTCACTtatgacccatgttgtgcatcaaagggttaataaagAGATCTCACTGGCATCAATACACATACAAAATCATATATTAAACTAATCAACTTGCTGTCGCTGATCTCAGTCCCTTCTTTTATAACTtctttaaaattacaatatgcACAAATTCTGGAATTCATTCACTGAAAATGTTACTTTGATTAGATGTTAGATATCATTCCAGAGTTACTGTTCATTTATAAAGCTGGAGTCACCAGGAAATAGTTAACAAATCCACCTACGGGCTACAGAGTAATTAACAATTATATTTCATTATCCACTTCCTGGAGTGCTCTTCTGCCAAGAGGAGCAAATATTTTCAGTCTGCACTGGTTGCTTGACAACTGTCTTAACCATTAAATGGATTAAAAGGTGAACTGATATTTTACAATTATATTTTGGCATGAATGAAGCTCAGAGTTAACTGATGAGCTTTAGAGATGCTGGTGGATAAATTCTGTTAAGAACCAAGCATGCTGTTTCCACTGTTTCTagctaaactaagctaactggctgcagATTGTAGCTTCAGATTTGCCTTGCAGGAAATGTAAGACTGTAAATAACCCAAATGGAGGATTGGTATTACTTAAAGTGAAGTGCCAGTTTGGATGTGAAGGCATGCACTGCCATGTGGAAGAACTTCAGGTGTTGTATCTAATGTTGAAATCATGCTTGCATGAAGTGTGTACCTGCAGGTATCTGCTGGAGGTGACTGTGGGAACACACTGGAGCAGTCTGGTGTTGCAGCAGCCCGAACATCGCTGCACCTCCACGCATGGCGGCCACAGCAGGAAGTTGGCGTTTCGGCGGTCCAACATGGATCTCGTTACTTCCATCACCTCTGTTCGAACTTTACATGCCGCCTGCTGGGCCGGCTGCGCCTCCACTGTTGGAAGAGAGAGACAAGAACGAATGTCTTGTGAGAAAGTAGTTTATTATATAGgaagaaatggaaacaaatggatagaaaaagaggcaaaaaatagGAGGGAACACAAGTAGACCTACCAAGACTTCTAATGTATCGACCGTGGGTGTGGTTTGTAAGAACGTCATGCTCGtcctcatcttcttctgaaaaagaaaggagGGGAGATTGCAAGGATGAGATCCAATACAGTCAATGTAACATTCTCCAAATTTTATCTGAAATCTGGGCACCACTGAACAAGCACTTCTAGACGCAACACCAATCTGTAAAACATGTGAGGCCGTTAGGGCAGTTTTTAGCCAAGCTCATTGTTCACTGCACAAAGgaagccattttttttcctccagctaAGACAATTAGGCTATTTTCTACCACAATTTGTCTCACCGCTGTCAAGAATACTGTTCAGGAGAGATATGAGTTGTTAAATATAGCTCATGCATGGatctgtgagtgtgtttgcacTCTCACATATGTCGTCATTTCATACTGTAGTCCCTTAGTCCTAATTATATCCCTGGTGTAGATTGCTTGTGGtcactgtgtatgtgtgtgtatgtgtaatgCACAGATGCACAAGGTGTTATTTGGTTGCCTGGTAGCCTTAATTAACTGCCTGGTGCAGAAAGAGGACAGTATCTATCGTGTTGTTCTCAGAAGCAACGTTCTAATTTTATCTGTGCATTTATGTGTGTCTAAATGTTTTGCAGAGTGGATTCTTCTCTTCCTTTTATTGTTCATTAACATGTGACCCATTTCATTTTGTCAAACCCACTTGGTCGGTAAGAATCTGCACAGCTAGCTCTGCTGATGCTGACATAAATGCAACTTACAGGAAATCCTGCATGTATACTTTTCAGATTTGTGCTCATGTGTAGTTAACAAGaccatgtaaatatatttatacaaTGATAAAGCACATAcgtgaaaaaaaacacttggttaactaaaatagaaaaaaccacaaatgaaagacagacaaaaaatggaaagagaaaatattttacagcagCTCCGTGAGGCTGGACTTTGACACAGCAGTGCTCTGGACTAAACATGTTAAGATGCCGGCAACGCCAATACTAACATGAAACTACCTTCACGTCATACTGAAGCTACTGTAGATCTTTCCCTTTGTTTCCCTTACCTCTCATGCATTAGCGCACTACTGGCAGGTATCATGCTTGATATGTTCACCAAATGGATCTGCTTATTCGCACTAATCGTAAAGTATAGGTGAACCTGATGGGAAAGTCATTAGTTTTGcatatttgacaaattttgaccTGATTATGACACTAAATGAAAAGTAAGGAATCATCAAAGATATTACAATCCATCCTGAGGGCTGATGAACATCTGGACCAAGTGTCATGGGTATTCATCCTGTAGGCAGTTGTGAAgataaaacctcaaatataaaCCCAAAGGTGAAGCTAGAGAAAAAACTCAGGGGATCACCAAAgtcattaggattcatcctctgggtaTCATGAAGGTCTGTGTAAAAATCCATGAAGATTCATGAAATAGTAGCTGTAATATGTCAGCTTGGACCAAAGTTGTGAACCAGCACTGTCATCCACAGAGGCCACCATGCCACCAATTTAAGACAGAGCAGGGCCTTgtgagaaaaatacaacaactacaaaaagatgcataCAATGAATCATTCATATACTTCCTCAACTCAGTACCAAGACAAAATTGctaaaagtcttatttttttaaagtttattctaGATAAAAACATACACTTTGAGTCACTTCCCCGTGACCCGTTTCTGAGCATCCTTCCCTCTGCTGGTTCCTCTCTGTGGTCGCTGTTATGTCACTGTGTTATTTATGCATTATGGAATGATCAAAGAGCTGTCTATTAATATATGTAAGTGTGACTTGGTTCCTCTGAAGGATAAGAtcataataaatgttttaattagcCGCCGATCTGCGTGCAGATGTATGCGCCCACGTGTTTGTTTGGACTTTGTTTGGCAGTGGGAAGGGTGGTTTTTGTCTGTCACACAGCCATTATTCAAAACAAGGTTAGGAATCCAGAGCAAGAGAACAATGCAATGACCTTGTACCAAAGATTTctctctggttcagtttgtCCAACACACAAGGTCACTGCTACTCTCCCCCTGAGTCTCTAATCAAGCTGCTTCATCACTCCTGCAGCTGTCTTTGGTAAATATTGCCTTAACGTGGTGCCTGGCATGTACGCTGATATTCTCTCTTACTGCATTCCACTTTCTTCAGGGCTCTGTAGACACACCCACATGCAAGCCTCCTCCATGTCTGTGTTATtagtgtctgtatgtgtgtgtgcacatgtgtgagTGGTGGTCATTAGTACCTGTTGCGTTGGtctcctgctgcagcagcagcttcaggtcGTCCACGGAGGAGATGGGAGAGTTCCTCACCAGGTCGACCAGTGATGCAGGCAGCGGATCGCCCTGTGGAGACGGACAACAGACAGCTGTAATGTACTAGTCTGGAATAACTTTTACTGTGAAGTACGCTACAAAACCTTCGGGTGTGATTACAGTGAACTGAATCTATAGCTGCGTCCTAGTTCAAGGACTGAATTCAcctaaatctgcatttttttcacctCATGCTTTGGTTGCAATCATCTTCATTGCCACTCAGATGGTAACAGTTGCTGGACTATCAGACATGTTATGCTAAGTAGCATCGCTTGAGGCAGTTTAGCAGACTTCATACAGCTCCCTGTGAAGCAACAGAAGGCTTTAACATGTTCAAGTGTATTCCCTATGAtctgtaaacacattttgatgtGTAAATTCAGTGGAGTTCCCCTTTAAGGCGATTTCAGTCACTAGGTTTTTTCATCTATTAGGGAAAATCAGCCCCTGAAAACCTTTGCACACATCTGAATAATGGAAACTCgactgtttcttctttttcattagAAGTGGATACGTTGTTTGTTGCAGACCGCAGGAAATTTAAAGCTACCTTGCTTTCACTGATATGGTAAAACTACTGTATCACTAAACTTGTCCCAGTTTGTCTCTGGTGTTGAAACTTTGTTGGCCATTTGAGGGCTTAACATGAATTCAAATTGCTGCTCTTTACAAGGCGAGCTGTTTGGCTTGGGACAGAAATGCATGGCGGACCCTGAACTGTGACACAGTTATTATTTCGCACAGCGGCAGGGAGGAGTCTCTTTGTAGAGGAAAGAATGTATTTGTTGGGAAA from Amphiprion ocellaris isolate individual 3 ecotype Okinawa chromosome 4, ASM2253959v1, whole genome shotgun sequence includes the following:
- the si:ch211-79m20.1 gene encoding uncharacterized protein si:ch211-79m20.1, which produces MRSWFLLLLLAALLAAHLRLGGAEGDPLPASLVDLVRNSPISSVDDLKLLLQQETNATEEDEDEHDVLTNHTHGRYIRSLVEAQPAQQAACKVRTEVMEVTRSMLDRRNANFLLWPPCVEVQRCSGCCNTRLLQCVPTVTSSRYLQVIKIQYINRKAHYDKAIISVEDHVTCRCQPPSSTSSSSSSSSSVPVPRSSTQSYPNPPPPPPQQPPLSSHLPLPRPVHPAPPKTHASKADLHRHDDLKHNQQHFHPEEREPVARQWQQGSYTQLVHWTQPRVHQAPTQVQAGAHQTITGMLGSVGSWPSEARAEHSVMGTTQQVGHGSGYDGSREETGVHVSNSGGEVHHPDHTQRQQQLLQHQQRQQYQQQYQYHHQPHYPQQYNHGGAEDQELRTQYRLNAAQSDSASPPVSPTQPSTLAEIPTPLPTAQRDSVTGRKNTEVTHHKQTETATASQKEGNVREESGSANSGDSAGAEPANQGKEKDSKVTSEDGRFTEEERRQKLLEMVQREPEKPTLLHPHHPQQRLKPTAVSTVAPMSASARQAPFRPASPRRRRKHRKRISKAAMRAMIM